The stretch of DNA CGGTGTCGGCGGCGATATATTCTTCCGAGGCGATCGCGGGATCGAAGTTCAAATCTTCTTCAAGAACGATTTGATGCTCGTTCCGAACGACGCTAATGTTAAAAATAAACGTACATTCTGTCGGTAGATTGTAGCTCAGTTTACTGCTTACCTCTAGCCGATGCTTTTTACTGGATTGCATCAATTTTAACGCGCTCTCATCGTTCGCAAGATTACGATTAAAATATAGCGCAATTCTTAATCGGGCAATCCTTAAAATGTTATGGGTGCGATCGGCTCGATATCGGGATCGCGGCCGCCAATTTGGTTGGTACGCAATACCCAGACTGATGCGCCGCGATCGATAAACACTTTCACCGTTGTGTCGTTAGCGAGGCGGGGTAAGAGAGAGCGCCAACTGCTGAGTCCGGTGGCTAAGTTTCGCAAGGGTTTATCTTCCAGCGTACTGCCCAGATTGTAATCGTTATTAACCCAATCGGGCCGTAACGAGCCGAAGAGTTTAAATTGACGTTTTAAGGCGCGGTCTAAGCGCAATAGTTTACGAAAAGATTGGGCTTGCTGGGGGTTTTCTGCTTCCCATTCTTGGATCCAGTCCGATTGGGTGCGAACGGCGCGTTCGAGTTCTTGAATGCTAACCAGGAGAGCGCGATTGGAGTCTTGGGAGCAATTATTTGCTGCGCCGACATAGGTTCCGCCGGTTCCGTCGCCGATGCGATAGCGGGCGGTCATGGCGTGCAGTTGTAACATCATGGCATCGAGGGGCGATCGCTGGGTTCCGTTAAAGTCGTAGTTGCCGGTGAACGCATCTAATTTAACCAGGAGATCGGCAACCGGACGAGTGCCAACCCAACCGAATTGGCGATCGCCGAGATAGCGCGACCAATGCAAATCCCCCGCCACTAAACCGTCGGTATTGTGGGTGTAAACTTGGGAGTAATAGAGCGCGAAACGCAGTTCGTCGGTGAGGGGTTCTCGCACGACTTCTGCCCATCCGTAGGCAAAATGACCGAAGAAGATCGGCGTATTAGCAGCCGGTTCGCGCTTTTTACCGCCGATACCGCCGTAAACGTGCAACAGTAGGGCGCGATCGCCTTCGCCCCATTCCGCGATCGCAGCGCTGGCGTTCCCCGTCTGGGAGTTTATCAGCACCGAGCTAATTAAGCCTTTACGAGCGACGGCGTTTGCCCAAGTTTTTTTATGAATGTATTGATAGCCTTCGTGCTTGCTAAAAATGATGCGATCGGGGCGCAATTGGAATAGGGCGCGAGGTGCGATCGCCTGCACCACAAACCGATCGCTGCGATCGCGCGCGCCGTAGATATACCAACCCCGCTGATTCAAAGGCGACTGTTCGATCGCGTTTGCGGTTGAAGGAAAGCAACCGTTGCGGTCTGCCACAACTCGAGGCATCCATACGGTTTCCTGCGGCCCGTCGAAATCCATCGAAGCGCGATTATAGTGAACGACACAGAAATAATCGCCGTTTTGCAAAGGGCGCACGAACTGTACCAACGCATAGAAGCGCCCGGTAATTTGAATCGGCTGGCGGTGCAGGTAAATCGTCGGACGCTGACCGTCTTCGTCTACTCTCAACGGTTCCGGCAGCATAACGGTAATATCATCCTGGGGATGTCCGCCCGCTAGCGATTCGAGGGGATCGACTTGTCGCCAACCGTCGAGGCGATCGGGATGCACCAAGCCTTGATAAGTGTTGGTATAGTCGGCTTCGGGGCTGAAAAAGACATCCTTTCTCACCCGTTTCACCCAGCGCTGTACGCTTGCATCGTGACTCCAGCGCAAGTTAATAATTTGACCTTGGAGATGGGCGAACGCTTCGGGCGCTTGATAAATCTCCATCAGCGCGCCGCGAACTTTCGATCGCTCCGAACGTTGAGGTAAGATTAAGCGTCCCATCCAAGGCGCGATCGGTTGGTAGTATTCCGATGGTAGCGATTGCTCGAGGGGGTAGTAATCGGGACGATTGAAATCTGCCTGCATATAGAGTTTGTAATGACTGGGAATCGGCTCTATATCGGGTTTCGCTCGCACGAACTCCTCGCGTAAAATCAAGGAAATATAGTCGAGGGTTTGGGTGAGGAAACTGCGCCCGTCGGGGAGAAAGGAATTTGGGTCCATCAAACCGCCCGGAACTTGATGTCCGACCTGTCCGAGGGAAATAAAATCAATTTTTCCCCGTCGTTTGGCACGGTTCCAGTAAGAAAGGGTCGAAATTTTCCAGCGTCCGGGAAACATAATCGGGCCGAATATTTCGACGTTATCCTTTTTGCCAACGAGATGATAGAGGTGTTCTAACTCCAGCACGTTGCAATTGCCGCTAATCACCCCGCCCAAGGAAATGACTTCAATCGGCGAGTGCAGGGCGCGTTTTAAGAACGGTGCTGCCGCAGCAGCCATCTGCGCGCCGCCGCTATAGCCGATGAGGGTAATGGGAATGCCGCTGCTGCGTCGATAGCCGTTTTTGAGCAGGCCGTTATAAAGAATTTGGGCGATGCCTTGATTGTAGAGCGGCCCGTAGCGGCGATCGGCAGAAACGGCAACAATAATGGTGTTGCGGATATTGACGAGCATTCCGAACAGACTGGCGGGGTTGTTGCCGCGAATTTTATCCATCCAACGCCAAAGAAAGGCGAGGGGGCGATCTTCGTCGAG from Oscillatoria sp. FACHB-1406 encodes:
- a CDS encoding CAAX protease, producing MAALETMLARFWNFLGLIFALDSKAFERAINSPKGFIVALAIVLVAGLSTEIAQGIVLFINRVKPVRFVFSLLINAIIFAAGYIFLVLSTWIITLPPWSEKVSFWKLAIAIGASYGPLIFSFLGALPYFGVPILALLSACHLFALVVAFATVARVDNLEAFGYVALGWFVLQLAQQTIGQPIANVGKWLMNSTAGVKLVTGRRDLRQLLQDGMQQAYSPSGSFGLGNPISGSKSATLVTEDHSKPAHSSATNDGAIASLLGLLGIILVAVFVTIFLSPLRDWVFGWHSELPQALRPLFDLFWTITIAIIVAGLLAPLETLGWWAGWYSDEVDTTINAGELAEPVDDPSHLSRYLVYLDGISKSNFEYLPDVEDFLEALTAILPDDIALIRGIVPYSVLNNPLDEDRPLAFLWRWMDKIRGNNPASLFGMLVNIRNTIIVAVSADRRYGPLYNQGIAQILYNGLLKNGYRRSSGIPITLIGYSGGAQMAAAAAPFLKRALHSPIEVISLGGVISGNCNVLELEHLYHLVGKKDNVEIFGPIMFPGRWKISTLSYWNRAKRRGKIDFISLGQVGHQVPGGLMDPNSFLPDGRSFLTQTLDYISLILREEFVRAKPDIEPIPSHYKLYMQADFNRPDYYPLEQSLPSEYYQPIAPWMGRLILPQRSERSKVRGALMEIYQAPEAFAHLQGQIINLRWSHDASVQRWVKRVRKDVFFSPEADYTNTYQGLVHPDRLDGWRQVDPLESLAGGHPQDDITVMLPEPLRVDEDGQRPTIYLHRQPIQITGRFYALVQFVRPLQNGDYFCVVHYNRASMDFDGPQETVWMPRVVADRNGCFPSTANAIEQSPLNQRGWYIYGARDRSDRFVVQAIAPRALFQLRPDRIIFSKHEGYQYIHKKTWANAVARKGLISSVLINSQTGNASAAIAEWGEGDRALLLHVYGGIGGKKREPAANTPIFFGHFAYGWAEVVREPLTDELRFALYYSQVYTHNTDGLVAGDLHWSRYLGDRQFGWVGTRPVADLLVKLDAFTGNYDFNGTQRSPLDAMMLQLHAMTARYRIGDGTGGTYVGAANNCSQDSNRALLVSIQELERAVRTQSDWIQEWEAENPQQAQSFRKLLRLDRALKRQFKLFGSLRPDWVNNDYNLGSTLEDKPLRNLATGLSSWRSLLPRLANDTTVKVFIDRGASVWVLRTNQIGGRDPDIEPIAPITF